One Candidatus Nitronauta litoralis genomic window, GGCTGGTGAACTTATACTTTTCACGGTTTTCTTTGTCGAGATAAGGAAACCCGTCATCCGCCCACTGTTTCCAGCCAACGCGAATCATCGGGTACTTATTCCGATAAGGACCGTAAACGCGGCGAGGGAAGGTCATGCCGCGCAGACACATGCGTGGGTTCCAGGCAGCGTCTGACTGGTTACCATACAGGTCAAGAATTTTATGATGATCGTAGTTCTGCTCAATACGCATCAAAATGCCGTTACGGACGAATCCACGAACACGACACTGATGGGTGTCATTAGGAGAACAGCAGTACGTGAATGAACGTTCATACTTATACTGGTCACGATAGACTTCTTCCCAGCGACGATCCGGATAGGATTCGAGGGGATTACCTACCTTAACAACCGGCTTTAACTGTGCTCCAACTCTCTTACTAGAAAGTGCCATCGCCGTAGCGACGCCAGCACTGACCTGCAGGAACTTCCTGCGATTCAACCTCATAGACCATCTCCTTTAAAAATTGTAGAGAGGAAATTTTTGAAGATTGAGCAGCTTGACCACCCAACCCTCCCCAAAGACCGCCACTGCCTACCTAATCGTGGAACCTCAACCAGTGACAAATCCAACCAAGTCCATTTCCCTGAACCTCAAGGAAACAAGACCTATTTCAGGCCTTTTGCACTTGTGCGAGAGAGTATCTAAAATTACAGGAAGGAAATATCGGGGAAATCCTAAATTCAAATAAAATTTTCCCTAAAATTTTTGAAAAATTATCTCATCAAAGCAGTGGGTGTTTTTCCGACTCGCGCCCAGATTTCATGAATCTTAAAAAAACAAAATAGCGGGATATAAATAAAAAAATACAGCTCAAATTAATTTATTCAATACAGCGTATTGAACCAGTTGAGAATTCGACTCCATATTCATTTTTTGAATTATATGACTTCGATGAGCACTGACGGTCTTCACACTCACAAACAATGATTTGGCAATAGCTGTCAGTGAATGCCCCGCAACAAGGAGGCGAAATACCTGAAATTCCCTATCTGAAAGCAATTCATGGGGCGGTTTATTGTTACCCGATGAGTTAAATGCCATTTTCTCCAAAAAGTCGATACTAAAGTACCTGCCACCGGAGGCCACTTTTCGAATAGCTTCTTTTATAGTCTCCAAAGAAGATTCCTTGGTAAGGTATCCCGAGGCCCCTGCTTTTACATAACGCGCGGCAAAATGCTCTTCCGGGTACACGCTAAGGACAACTACCCCAATTCTTGGAAAATGACTTAATAATTCCTTCAGGTAATCAAGACTCCACTCTCCTTCCATAGTTACATCCAGGAGAACGACATCAATTTTCGATTCTTTTGCCTTTTCCAAAATTTCCCGGCCATTAACAGCCTCTGCGACCACATTTAAATCATTGTCTCCTGAAAAAGCCCTAAGTAACCCTTGTCGGAAAATCGGATGATCGTCTGCAATCATTATGCGAATTGCCTTGTCATTATTCATTGTCAGCTTCCTTTTGGAATTTTAATTTTCACTGTTGTCCCCTGAC contains:
- a CDS encoding response regulator transcription factor, translating into MNNDKAIRIMIADDHPIFRQGLLRAFSGDNDLNVVAEAVNGREILEKAKESKIDVVLLDVTMEGEWSLDYLKELLSHFPRIGVVVLSVYPEEHFAARYVKAGASGYLTKESSLETIKEAIRKVASGGRYFSIDFLEKMAFNSSGNNKPPHELLSDREFQVFRLLVAGHSLTAIAKSLFVSVKTVSAHRSHIIQKMNMESNSQLVQYAVLNKLI